In the genome of Chlamydia buteonis, the window CAATATTAGCAAAAATGAATTGTCTTTGTGTTCCTTCGCCAGGATCAAAAAGCAAACCTTCGTTATTCCATCGAAATAAGTAGGCTCCTTGATTGCGAGTTCGCGTCGGTTGTTGACTGGAACAACCTAAAATAACTAATTCTCTACAGCTCATAAATTTAGGAGAAAGTGTTCGGGAAAAGAAATAGAATAAACCAATCTAGTAAAAATACTCTACTAGAACTTGCCTGAGGGCGTGGTGAATTTTCTTTTTAATTTAATCTGCGCAATCCATGTAATTTGGGTATTTTTTAGGGAACACGGGTCGAGTTACTACAACGGGTTGTGGAGTTTGGTGATCACTGGAACTTGAATCTGAATCAAGAGAAGATGAATTAGAAGATGCAGATGAAGAGTTGCTAGGACGAATCAGATTTAAGATTGGGGATGTTTTTCTGCGACGTTTTTGTATTTCATCAGATGAAGTTACCTCTACTTGCCTCCGTTGGGGAAGGGATCTTAAACTTCTTCTTTGTCTTCTTTGTAGTTTTACTTCTTGTTCTTGAGTATATTTTTTTTCATCTTCTTTGATGATTTCATGAAGTAAGCGATTGTGTCGTGCATCTAATTTAGAGAGATCTAAATCTCTAGGCCGTACATGAGCAGGTGGTTTGGATAAGCAGCTTATTATTAAAGGAAAGAGGACCAAGCTAATAAGAAGGGAGACTAGGGCAGAGATGCCAATATAGATTCC includes:
- a CDS encoding IncA family protein, with the translated sequence MTSSRLVPDATVPKNQTSYAITQNSAQKTESTKRNSLVTLISMLVIALLTVIMIGGFLATPFFPEGIYIGISALVSLLISLVLFPLIISCLSKPPAHVRPRDLDLSKLDARHNRLLHEIIKEDEKKYTQEQEVKLQRRQRRSLRSLPQRRQVEVTSSDEIQKRRRKTSPILNLIRPSNSSSASSNSSSLDSDSSSSDHQTPQPVVVTRPVFPKKYPNYMDCAD